TGCTTTGCCGGTGGCGTTTTTCGTTACCGCCGGGATCGGCATGGCGCTGGAGCGCACGGTGATTCGTCACCTCTACGGCCGACCGCTGGAAACCCTGCTCGCCACCTGGGGCATCAGCCTGATGCTGATCCAGTTGGTACGGCTGGTGTTCGGTGCGCAAAACGTCGAAGTGGCCAACCCGGCGTGGTTGTCGGGCGGGATTCAGGTGTTGCCCAATCTGGTGCTGCCGTACAACCGCATCGTGATCATCGCGTTTGCCTTGTTTGTCGTGGTGCTGACCTGGCTGCTGCTGAACAAGACGCGCCTGGGTTTGAACGTGCGCGCCGTCACCCAGAACCGCAACATGGCCGCCTGCTGCGGCGTACCGACCGGGCGCGTCGACATGCTCGCCTTCGGCCTCGGCTCGGGCATTGCCGGCCTCGGCGGTGTAGCCCTCAGCCAGATCGGCAACGTCGGCCCGGACCTCGGCCAGAGCTACATCATCGACTCGTTCCTGGTGGTGGTACTCGGCGGTGTCGGTCAATTGGCCGGTAGCGTGCTCGCCGCCTTCGGGCTCGGCATCGCCAACAAAATTCTCGAACCGCAGATCGGTGCGGTGCTGGGCAAAATCCTGATCCTCGCGCTGATCATTCTGTTCATCCAGAAACGTCCGCAAGGCCTCTTCGCACTGAAAGGACGGGTGATCGACTGATGAACCAGCCTCTGATGCTCACAGCCAGCCAGAAGGCCGGCCCCAAAGTCACGATTGCCGTTGGCGCGGTGATCCTTGTTTTACTGCTGGCGCTGCCATTGTTGTCGTTGTTGTCGCCGGACAGTGCGTTTCATGTTTCAGCCTATACGCTAACCCTGGTGGGCAAAATCCTTTGCTACGCCATCGTCGCCCTGGCCCTTGATCTGGTCTGGGGTTACGCCGGCTTGCTGTCGCTGGGTCACGGTCTGTTCTTCGCCCTCGGCGGTTACGCGATGGGCATGTACCTGATGCGCCAGGCCTCGGGTGACGGTTTGCCGGCGTTCATGACCTTCCTGTCGTGGACCGAATTGCCGTGGTACTGGACTGGCACCAGCAGCTTCCTTTGGGCCATGTGCCTGGTGGTGTTGGCGCCGGGATTGCTGGCGCTGGTATTCGGTTTCTTCGCCTTCCGTTCGCGGATCAAGGGCGTGTATTTCTCGATCATGACCCAGGCCCTGACCTTCGCCGGAATGCTGCTGTTTTTCCGCAACGAAACCGGGTTTGGCGGCAATAACGGCTTCACCAACTTCCGCACCATTCTCGGCTTCGGCATCACGGAACCAGGGACTCGCGCGGTGCTGTTTTTCGCCACGGTGCTGTTGCTGGTAGCGAGTCTGTTCATCGGCTGGCGCCTGGCGAAAAGCAAGTTCGGCCGGGTGCTG
This genomic stretch from Pseudomonas wuhanensis harbors:
- the urtC gene encoding urea ABC transporter permease subunit UrtC, with amino-acid sequence MNQPLMLTASQKAGPKVTIAVGAVILVLLLALPLLSLLSPDSAFHVSAYTLTLVGKILCYAIVALALDLVWGYAGLLSLGHGLFFALGGYAMGMYLMRQASGDGLPAFMTFLSWTELPWYWTGTSSFLWAMCLVVLAPGLLALVFGFFAFRSRIKGVYFSIMTQALTFAGMLLFFRNETGFGGNNGFTNFRTILGFGITEPGTRAVLFFATVLLLVASLFIGWRLAKSKFGRVLTALRDAENRLMFCGYDPRGFKLFVWVLSAVLCGLAGALYVPQVGIINPSEMSPTNSIEAAVWVALGGRGTLIGPLLGAGVVNGMKSWFTVAFPEYWLFFLGALFIVVTLYLPKGVIGLLKKRGEQ